The nucleotide window GGTAACAGACTGAATTTGACCGGGATGAAGAGTAGAGCAATCTAAGAATGGTGCATCATATTTTCAAGGCATATGTTTTGTATGTAAAATCCTTATCTGTACAGTAAATAGTAACTTAATCTATTGGAGAAATGCTGCTAAATGAAAGGttaaatatttgctttttaattCAAGTGACATGAAAAACAACTCCCTGAATTTCTGCTGAAGTAATAACAGTAATTGAGTGAATATGATTCGATTCCACCACTGATACTAGCTGAACTAAATGCACAGGTCTCCCAGGCTGATTACACGTTCCAGCTGACAGCCGCCACATGCTTGTTTCCCTCTTATCTCTGGTTTTCTCACACCTCCGGTCCTATAAGGACTGGCTGCAGCACAGTGTGAGGTTGTTTTTTCCTGCAGCCATGAATCTGAcggctcctctgctgctgctacttctCACTGGTAAGACTGAAAATGAACTATATCTGCCCTTTACAGATACGGCTGATTCTGTGTGAATAACTTTTCTCATAGCTCTGTCTATCATATATGTATCTTGTACTTATTTTCTCCTGATCTATTGTGTCTCCACCAGCTTGTATAGCCAGCAGTGCTGTACTGCCCAAGGCCTTATGGCAGTTTGCGAACATGATCCAGTGCGCCCAGCCCGGTGTTAACCCCCTGGCCTACAACGATTACGGCTGCTGGTGCGGCTTCAGCGGCAAAGGCACACCTCGGGATGAAGTAGACATGTAGGGAACAGACATTCGTCAATATTTATCTCCTCAGTCTtcatctttaaaacaaaaagacacttTTCAAATACTCGCCCCTTTCCCTCCTGTATCCATAGGTGCTGTAAGGTTCATGATAATTGCTACGCAACGAGCAGAAGGGTGCCCGGGTGCACGGCCATCGCAGACCTGCCCTACGTTCTGGTTTATGATTTCACCTGCTCAAACCAACAAGTGACCTGCTCAGGTACCGTCATTTACAATTCACATTCATACTGTAATACTAATAGATCTTCCTTAATGAAATGCTGAAATTAAATGACATTTGAAAAGTTCTTGGATGGCGATGGTCAAAATTATACAAAGAATAGgtacaacatttacatttaaaacagatATACCCATATGACATGACACAACCAGTAAACAGATGAGGTGCAATAATATTGATGGTTTTGTTATAAACTTTTCTCCGCAGCGACCAACAATAAGTGCCAGGCTgctgtgtgcgagtgtgatCGGGTGGCAGCTCACTGCTTCGCTCAGACCACGTACAACCCTGAAAACAAGAACCTGGATTCCAAAGTCCACTGTGCCAACTGAGTTATGCAACTTTCTACACAACCACCCCGCCCCCCAAAAAATTTGTTCAAGAGAACGTTTGAATTTGTAAAATCTTTTTATCAAATTCTTTATTTCTcactcatttaaaaataaaaccctgatataaaacatgtctgattttttgCAAAGGAgtaagtttaaaataaaaataataaagactTGCCGGATTTCATCCTCTGTGTCTTCTCACATCTGTTTGCTCACATATGAAGATGTTATGAAGCAGAGGTCACAGTGTCTATTGTGTCTAATCTATTGACATATCTGGATTAACTGAGGTTACAATGAAAACTTCATTtgattcttcttctgtttgacaCAAAATCTTCTTAAAGATAGAAGCATTTGGCTGCAGTTTCTACAATATGCAccacattttcaaaatattaaggggtgtttaaaatgaaatcagGAAGACATTTAGGTTCACTATGAAGAAAACAGTCACAGTAGCAGCTGTGTAAAAAAGCACACAAATGATTGGTCCAACACACAAGGCTGGATCATGGCTCTGTGGGTTATATTGGCTTGTACAGAAGAGTTGTCACGTACTTCTTTTGGTATCTGTGTGTTGCACTGAGAACCATCACCCCGTCCTGAAACACAAGGACAAGAGTGTTTAGATCAGAATAAAGCTTGAAGCTGAATGTTTACACTGTTAAAGGAAAATTTGTTTAGACTTTTCTGAGGCTACATAAGAGAAGTGATAAAGGAGAGTCATTCAGAGTTTCAGAGGTTTTCAGATTATccctttcctctagtgtgttataaagatttatttaaaagttaaaaagtccAAAAGGAGCTCCTCTACTCCTCAAAAAAACCTGCTCCTGGAATACGCCTCAGCAGTACCTTGGCTTATACCTCTGCCtcattgtgatgtcatgtgaaaAGAAGAATGTCATGTGACACAATTGTGATCACAATAGTCCATGTGCGCATAATGCACGCCTAGCGTCTAGTCTGGAATGCCCCCGAACAAAGCTAGGACCACGTTCAATATCAAAACGTTTGGCACCGCTTTGCCACGGTTTCCAGGTTGGATGACTTGATGTTTTCTCAAAATAGTGGGTGTGTGAGAGGTGTTGTCCAATCAGCATCAATGTGTACATAAACCTCACAGAATTAAAAGTCAGCGCATACAATGGATTCCAAATTCTCTATAAACACTGTAGCTGCTGCCTACATCTGTCCGTCTGAGTAGAGGCCGAAATATCCTGCATACACAGGAAGTGGTTGAACGATCACAAAAGAGTGGGagagctggccaatcagagcacaccAGGTTTTATCCAGAGCCTGGATAAGCGTTtccgacagaggctgaaaagaggagctgcagcaatgtaCAGTTCccaagtgatgtgttttctgaacattacaGGGAAAAACCCATTTCAagcaataacacaaattaaaactatGAACCTAAGCATGAgcatatgtctcctttaaaagcattgtgaaaaaaattTAAACCAAAGCTAGGCCAATGTGTGCATTCTctctgagagacagaggggtTGATCCATCATTTTCACCAGGCTTTTATTATGAGGAACAACATTAAAAAAGCAGATATGTTCGATAATGACTTGTTACCTTGATGGAGAGGGCGTACAGGTGATTGAGCATCACATGGTTGGGCTCTGGAAGTAGCGTTGGGTCACACTGATAGGAGTAGATAAGAGTAGAGGGTGAATTtcaaatggggaaaaaaaggttTCTGGACTGGTGGGAGTCAAAAAACCTGTACTTACAGAGATCACTGTGTCCTTGTTGAGCAGCACTTGCAACAGGTGTGGAGGTAAGATAGGAGGGTGTTTGATCTTGTCCTCTGACTTGATCACATATGCGTCCTGTTGGTAGGGACCGGGCGGGGAACTGGACAAGTCTGGGAAAGAACGATCACATAACACTCTTTAAAAACAGCCCCACATTCAAGAATGAGGAAGACAGGATCCTTCCAAGGgtccacacatgcacaagcaaaTGTCACCAGCATTAGCGAATGTCACTGAGGATTACAAGCAATGTAAGAAGTAATCAGACATTGCTCAGGAAAAACTGGTGCTACTGTACAAGCTGAAAAATCTAGGAAGGAGCGACGGAAACTGAGCAGAGATCAGGGAGAGAGCAGCGGGAGAAACAGGGACAGactctaatagttagaatttccAACAACTTCCCAATAAATGAACCCCACACCATGAAACACACTGCGTTTGATTTTTCTCAGTTTGACCTTTCATGTGTTCAATTGGCATTACTTGGGAACTCTTCTCACTCTGTGATGCAAAAATTGTGACATACCTATTTGTCTAACTAAGTACATAAACTGTTTTACAGAGTTTTATAGCTAAGAAAAGAAAGTCTCTGCACACCTACTATTTATTTCAAAAAGGTGCCTATTACTTGATATTATATCACTTTTACAATTACATCTTCACATTTACTACTAAAttttaactttgaaaatgtttcatcgagcatgtctgtgttttttatatttaaaaatgataattcTCCATTTAAAGActtgatgttttttgtttatttttaagtcCAATATTGATATACTCTGTCAAGATAAGAAAGTATAGGTTGGAAATTCAGGCAATGTTATGCTGAAAAAATTTACCCAACGATGGCAtgggaaacatttttttatgtggCATATAGAGGCCAATTCAGAGGCATTCAAACACAGTTAAAATAGCCTGTGACTCCTGAGGGTTAATGAGTGAATACAGGTACCAGTACCTGAAATGTCAACAGAGTCCTCTGAGTCAATCCTGAGGGCGTCAAAAACTTCAAAGTCAGTTCTCTTCACCTGGATAACGTTATTGACTGTTCCAGTTTTAGCCGTCATCACAGCCTGCgagtgtaaacaggaatatgatATCAAAACTTGTAGGTGTACAAAAGGCTTAACTGTAACAAAtaattgaaatgttgttttctaaCTCACCCCTGTCGGATCCAGAGTCCACTGACCGTCCACACAGAACTTGTACTGGTGCTCTCCCTCCGGCAGGTCCACGATCGCCACAAAGTTCTTCTGGCTgggtttgagagagagagagagagagagagagccatgAGTCACAAATTCATGATTCAGTTCAAGCATGCAAGATGTTGCTTTGCGTGAGTCAAACTACCTTCTGTTGAGTGGGATCTTGGTGGCCCAGTTGTTAAACGAGCCGGACACAAAGACTTCCTTGGCGACCCCCGACCACCTGAACACAGTGGGCCTGTCCTGCGTTGGACTTTTGCTGTCGCTCTCCAGGTCCTGCTGCCAGGCCAGAAACTCTTGTATTTCCTGCGGAGCCTAGAAAGCATGGATCCATGTATGGTTGCCATGTTTATGAGAGCAACTTTAGCATTTGCACCGCATCACATACACACCTCCTGACCAGGGAGGGAGCTGAAGATTGAGTCGacatgtgttagtgtgttttatAGTGTGTTTTCTGATAAGTGTGTTTTTAACTTGTGCTAATAAGAACAGACGTAATGCACGTTCTTCATGGACATTTCAATTATTGGAGGTTCTTGGTAAGTCGgattaatacaaatatgtttGCTAAATATGTTAGCCACATCTGCCATTATACTTTATCTTACAAAAGTTACTGCACAAAGGTGGTGCTGTTCTGTAAAGACTTCATTGTAATACTAATGGTAAACTGCGAAACCTGAGACTTTACAGTCGTTTTTATTAGAACGAATTACAAAGAATGACATTCCCATTTTTGTTAAGACccatgtttcctctctgttgtcTTACAGGATACCAACACAAAACCCTTAGGCAGCTGGGCTCTCACATTTCAGATGGCAGATATTCTTACCGGCACCTGAGTTTACCAACCTATTGCATTAAATATACCTTTTGGATGGAACTTGTTCAAGACCAAACATTCTAAATGTTTctagaaaacaaagacacagatgGGTCTTGGGAACCTTTTATAGATACGGACACTTCAGATTCTGAAGCCATGTGATACAGTCACAAGACCAAAACACAAGAGTGGGGCATCAGTCACTGTTTGAGCTGCCTCTTACataaaaaaaggtaatttttACCAACAATACAAATTTGGTTTAAATGgcaacatacaaataaaataaaacttttactaaaaaaaattatttactACTAAAATATCGATTGTGTTAATATAACTTATTGATAAAAAGATGACCAAACTTTATTCATATGTTTGTTGCCAACTGaagttattttaatatttaaaaaacttcaatgtacaaaaacattattttgaaaaatgtcttgGTTGAGGTTTATGGGGCAAATGAAAAgctattaaacatttaacatctaTCAGAtgcaaatcaacaaacaaacaaactcaaaatTGTAGTGGTTCATAATCATATGCAATTCATAATAAATCTGCAAATGCTCTCCATTGTAATGGATTACTCCATAAATATGACATATAGGTTATTAAAGGGCTTTTTCACGGCATCACATAGAATGGATGGTACGTGTGTATGATTAACACCTGGTTTTACCTTTGAGTCTTCCCTCTGGAACAGATCTGAGTCCTCTATGCTGTCCATCAGGATGTTAGGACGTGCCTCCTTTCCTCCCTGCGCTCCATCTCTGTCTGACCTTTCACCCTGACCCCCGCTGGacctgtcactgctgctgttccCCATCCTGGTTACGCCAACCactgcaaagacacacatcAAGATCAAGTCAGTGTCCTGAGACGTGCAGAGCAGAGACCACAGTTAGTGGGCCCTGGACTGatgcccccccaaaaaatcattttttatttggtggAGCCTTGTACATTTAGACTAAAGTATGAGTGATGACTAAAGTATGAGTGATGACTCTAGTAGCAGCACTCACACTTTTGCGACACAAATGTGGCATAAAATCCGGTGTTTACTGTTGGCCGAAACCCTaactcttaccctaaccctgaaTGGTAAATGTTTAGGGGTCAAGCGGTCGCTGTtggcaggggtgggggggctgacCACCTAGGACTAGCCAGTGTTAATAGGTAAGCACTGGCCCTGCAAAGTCCAGGAAGGTTTGAAACACTAGGTGGCGTTATGAGCTGTGTTCAaccttatatacagtctatttGTTCAACCAATAAACGTAGATTccttttataatttttgatataaatgtgatattaaGTCCATCATTCATGTGTTTGATCAAAGAACAGTTTAGTTTGTatctcagaaacacacagcgTATGCAGAGTGTCTAATGAGTGTGATCTGCAGCAACATGACCGTCAGTGTTGTTAGTGAGTCAGTGACTCGGTGTTCCGCTCACCTGGATCTTCTCAGCTGAGGTGTAGGTGGCTGCAGTCTCTGCTCCGATGTGCATCTGTTTCCGGGTGGAAACTCGTCGGTTGTATCGCTGCAGTTTCCGAGGCGTTTTCCTCGTGGACTGGGGAGAAAGCGGAAGAGGGGTCACATCCCACAGGTTCTGAACAATATGAAGAACCTGAATCTTGTTTTTTCCTGCCTCCTTTTTCTTTAGTCTCCTGTTCTCCACCGAAGTCTGCGCGTTGTCGCCATTTGAACGAAagtcaactgtgtgtgtctggatgtgtatgcgtgtgtgtgtgtgtatggtaaGGAAAGCACACCTcttccgcctcctcctcctcgagctCAGGAGTTGAAGTTTAACCCGATACTCACCAGACTGTACATACAACACTGTCCCAGCTTTATTGTAATGCACaaagggtgtgtttgtgtgtgtgcgtgttcagAGATACTCGTGAAAACATTGGTGAAAGTTGAAGTCTGATCGGTGGTTTTCAACCTCAGGTCCGCGATACCGCAAGCGGTCCCACagtagctgctttcagacaagcgCTGGACTCCACGGTTCCTccttgttttctcagaaggAGGTGCCTCTGTGAGCGCAAATGTCCAAGGGAGAGGCATTGCAGTTTCTACAGATTTGATCTGCCTGACCTCTTGAGTATGAAATCTGTATAAATCCAAGAGAAGTGGATGCGTGAACACCTGGATTCACCGCAA belongs to Platichthys flesus chromosome 3, fPlaFle2.1, whole genome shotgun sequence and includes:
- the pla2g1b gene encoding phospholipase A2, which encodes MNLTAPLLLLLLTACIASSAVLPKALWQFANMIQCAQPGVNPLAYNDYGCWCGFSGKGTPRDEVDMCCKVHDNCYATSRRVPGCTAIADLPYVLVYDFTCSNQQVTCSATNNKCQAAVCECDRVAAHCFAQTTYNPENKNLDSKVHCAN
- the prkab1b gene encoding 5'-AMP-activated protein kinase subunit beta-1b, whose translation is MGNSSSDRSSGGQGERSDRDGAQGGKEARPNILMDSIEDSDLFQREDSKAPQEIQEFLAWQQDLESDSKSPTQDRPTVFRWSGVAKEVFVSGSFNNWATKIPLNRSQKNFVAIVDLPEGEHQYKFCVDGQWTLDPTGAVMTAKTGTVNNVIQVKRTDFEVFDALRIDSEDSVDISDLSSSPPGPYQQDAYVIKSEDKIKHPPILPPHLLQVLLNKDTVISCDPTLLPEPNHVMLNHLYALSIKDGVMVLSATHRYQKKYVTTLLYKPI